In Dermacentor silvarum isolate Dsil-2018 chromosome 2, BIME_Dsil_1.4, whole genome shotgun sequence, the following proteins share a genomic window:
- the LOC125943225 gene encoding chitotriosidase-1-like — translation MGMLRHETSATEVRTLVSYGGGAHLQSLLKQIRDPRKMWPFIRKLKHWLVVFGLDGINFHLEGPGPPLCERSQILAISKFIRQLRSFLGEAYVITLQLPACRDPKCSLLPYERMASHLNYLFLMTFDYKLDDLSKTKITSGLYFYEGNQSTSVESESCLGRWINVGVPKHKIIPGIATYGRSFTLRDPANNGVSAALDRVHPLGYGANFTRTDGYMNYVETCRRVNYFHWKRNWVKYAATPYIYYENQWVSYDDKDSVKVKTEWFWKHWLGGIFVWSLDADDYAGDCVQEIYPMVKAAWKVIKTYQRLHMHRAIEQGGWRSGAKDVTRNRRASFEE, via the exons ATGGGCATGCTCAGGCACGAAACGAGCGCGACCGAAGTGCGGACTCTGGTCAGCTacggcggcggcgcgcacctgCAGAGCCTGCTGAAGCAGATACGAGACCCCCGAAAGATGTGGCCCTTCATCCGCAAGCTCAAGCACTGGCTCGTGGTGTTCGGGCTGGACGGAATCAACTTTCACCTGGAAGGACCGGGTCCTCCTCTTTGCGAGCGGAGTCAAATCTTGGCCATTTCCAAGTTCATTAGG CAACTTCGAAGCTTTcttggtgaggcgtatgtcatcACGCTTCAGCTTCCTGCCTGTCGTGACCCCAAGTGCAGCCTCCTTCCCTACGAGAGAATGGCCAG TCATTTGAACTACCTGTTCCTCATGACGTTCGACTACAAGCTGGATGATCTGTCTAAGACGAAGATTACAAGTGGACTCTATTTTTACGAAGGGAACCAAAGCACCAGCGTCGAGTCT GAATCCTGCCTTGGCAGGTGGATAAACGTCGGGGTGCCCAAGCACAAGATAATTCCTGGTATCGCCACGTACGGCCGCAGCTTCACGCTCCGTGACCCGGCCAACAACGGCGTTAGCGCCGCGCTTGATCGAGTGCACCCACTCGGCTATGGTGCGAACTTCACGCGGACGGACGGCTACATGAACTACGTCGAG ACCTGTCGCCGGGTGAACTACTTTCACTGGAAACGAAACTGGGTGAAGTACGCGGCGACGCCGTACATCTACTACGAGAACCAGTGGGTCAGCTACGACGATAAGGACAGCGTTAAAGTGAAG ACCGAGTGGTTCTGGAAGCACTGGCTGGGTGGAATATTCGTGTGGTCTCTGGACGCGGATGACTACGCTGGAGATTGCGTGCAAGAGATCTACCCCATGGTTAAAGCGGCGTGGAAAGTCATAAAGACGTATCAGCGTCTACATATGCATAGAGCCATTGAACAG GGTGGATGGCGCTCAGGAGCCAAGGACGTTACAAGAAATCGCCGTGCAAGTTTCGAAGAATAA